From a region of the Salminus brasiliensis chromosome 4, fSalBra1.hap2, whole genome shotgun sequence genome:
- the mymx gene encoding uncharacterized protein mymx isoform X2 — translation MTESIVRKIQPFTIGTKLSAGPKCSLLTNDYLPSRTLDNRKLQHSLNEQVSLCLGQPKGRAADSYCAGAPISRAADERDQEETTREDHLNRNEVSPTVSTSRSVRKITISKKLEGSKDRVVHGAERSALKISRNSENINNNNNITTASTHLPRIVGVNCENKPNSHFKVLLCKDCDEQCSSSQQTNGFLLNWEKRFDVQQTAELKPQSPNEDIMRKRSLCNHQEVSMVSKVFSVQKDCCFTQQNAIFSKEISQAEAWIQGKLKLLRDGRNMQRCSLADCEEVSQTLQRDLKDFENTLIQLNQMGEQLICKLNPTSDLVKKWLLQLRDQWSILKQAADSQIKAMGGAQSLQEFNKKVDQLEMWIKRMEEKQSLASLLGENIDKLQLTRRILDLKQDEQMYRGLHEEINHLALKLEKQGKGESKNISTRRKHINKMWLKVQSHLKDCQENLHLALEVSSFYKQADNIIISINNMRKCLSINERAEVRGDGEIREIASQIMVLDVTASQLSNLHTALATSVSQKQAEVKDSWFLLQSTVRNGKAIHLHLTTREDGDLPTSNREPLKTVGTDLHRIMGKEVKDEHNRLKGIADNTRMSSDSQQEPHPNPAESLGSLRCSDSRATFQTQAKRRTLSKPSGHPQLYVQLQKFTVSADKTLSWLKDSITMATNVCNSMEELGTYEVAKRYQASLEQDILSNKARIELVQKEGHSLVRAQHPGSAKIQEFLGQLEVLWEELKSRHQRNRVILHASDELKCRAVRVLQMLGSLEAWLEAVELSIKQVSLAGDPESVSVAEQESTLLERELESHGLELHNLRLEVEALCSQRHLHAPLLHTRMEVVEKNFSRVQNALTQQSSELKDTRMLTEFLERVELEESHYNTLGQPLKSDLDCEPSLLPLSGSADSELVECLVDPVEELKEAVEMLNDTARERGRSQLHDQSIRELLSRHSTIAMQVEQCLQRCAELAIDILEMESEMAVRCEPERCGLGSLQEQQDQLEMDYNALKEEIQAMESLSARLAVLCPERVFALKNEVKASLQAWEELSKSIADNQSRLLQFGHLRHFFRNYLEMISWTEDTRSRIFSESALHQGQESHNSIAELLDQQIEIKFKEFDLLAAAGTKLLSKDHHLAKMIKERMEELRSMLGWILVHWRVQKDQWLNMKRSEEPHTESIYSEALVPLLESETSTEDQLKRTEGSATIPGRLEDRMQLDNGYEVMKSISPKDNKTQHALEESDLPYLELKEPNAPSLGGTVNLILSFSNSGDNQLQLQEPDPVKIVEFPEVVHRPTKPHFSVCKSFWKHCQGLFGSLKRKKKVYQPSAEEVNAVLVSTYLQVKDTVQAVTPVYENMTLHQLHSMMHNSSCFSPCASLCSSTSSSSSREVDSTSVDLLLRNNSNSIFTSLRRKSKKRKKKKDICGHTVQRIMQVEPLEEACCLPAYEPDTYSMHTWPLKEKKKRKSERKSENKETQLLDYVKNSLVKDIDAESVKRLNSPNLHTVLEQSSTATSGHVKNHCRFLSLGSVLSFDLPKDMSHIPSIQEIITIGPADSRKTALRDKDSQLEDSIALSTFKLAHSQTTHKHDEFKHTLSGKKTLKTDSQDCAKIHIDSTVVSPKEFPSGPSPVDDNLFKESQNSFLSNLTSFQMKCIPGISSFHEEESLEWDRMESHLRGNDYQPVDRPTLIKENPDQNKESISVPNFCLTSDTSENHICPSVHTVIHKAKATCSQPKGESPLATQSHALHTVLTFKANEREDSVDSGHSSSGSFKLCTEIPYLDTSENPGPRRTVEKLFPLEVEESHTNLDCLNVEPTNSLVDDPVHIDHQQFEQEEEELEDIWNQTNGYRQSICSDIMYQGIHNKTSSTSSEQQREPSPKEQAVLVRKMMTASAPNLLVAEFRLPSCIHNPTDHRKDWNLKEEVHILSREDRRSWVAVPQQEQFSKESVLINETASEPVKLPELRDQKYIYQYREEEEEEEEEEEEENEGDKVGIKEKSMSLLSVLMDLKGVATEVNPNARVQTTTSPESRRQEFPSMEGTLERKHKLLLGGRRAPSRAWSSYHAVLYRQTLCFYQNRQDTIKSSVTSLPLNLIGAECSPAPEYTKKPHCFSLRLCDGSEYLLSASSLFLMKKWILRIQANADSLGVLPEQKLQNQSPRVPPSSSNSTQDCSASKQRSYSFTSATYQWIKPCTLLPTGRGQNSNSSYTVTLFIGDGKKLSSCSAKQLQTTVAF, via the exons ATGACAGAAAGCATCGTAAGGAAAATCCAGCCTTTCACCATCGGAACTAAACTGTCAGCTGGGCCAAAGTGTTCACTTCTGACAAATGACTACTTACCAAGTCGGACGCTAGACAACCGAAAACTTCAGCACAGcctgaacgagcaggtgtctcTCTGCCTTGGACAACCTAAGGGGCGCGCCGCCGACAGTTACTGCGCGGGTGCACCTATCAGCCGCGCTGCAGACGAACGTGATCAGGAGGAGACGACCAGGGAGGATCACCTGAACAGAAACGAAGTCTCTCCGACCGTTTCAACCTCCAGATCCGTCCGCAAGATCACCATCAGCAAAAAACTGGAGGGCAGCAAGGACAGAGTGGTCCACGGAGCAGAACGATCAGCGCTCAAAATAAGCCGCAACTCGgagaacatcaacaacaacaataacatcaCAACTGCAAGCACACACCTGCCTAGGATAGTGGGGGTTAACTGTGAAAACAAGCCAAATTCCCATTTCAAG GTTTTGTTGTGTAAAGACTGTGATGAGCAGTGCAGCAGCAGTCAGCAAACAAATGGATTTCTACTAAACTGGGAGAAACGCTTTGATGTCCAGCAG ACAGCAGAACTCAAACCCCAATCACCCAATGAAGACATTATGAGAAAGAGGTCACTCTGCAATCATCAAGAGGTCTCCATGGTATCAAAAGTGTTTTCAGTTCAGAAGGATTGCTGTTTCACTCAGCAAAATGCAATCTTCAGCAAAGAGATTTCTCAG GCCGAGGCCTGGATTCAAGGAAAGCTAAAACTTCTCAGAGATGGCAGGAATATGCAGAGATGCTCCCTGGCTGACTGTGAGGAAGTATCCCAGACTCTCCAGAGAGACCTAAAGGACTTTGAGAACACACTCATTCAGCTTAATCAG ATGGGGGAGCAGTTGATCTGTAAACTGAACCCAACCTCTGATCTGGTGAAGAAGTGGCTCCTCCAGCTCAGAGACCAGTGGAGCATACTTAAACAGGCAGCAGACAGTCAAATCAAAGCAATGGGGGGAGCTCAAAGTCTGCAAGAGTTTAACAAGAAGGTGGATCAGCTCGAGATGTGGATTAAAAGGATG GAAGAGAAGCAATCACTGGCCAGCCTCCTAGGGGAAAACATTGACAAGTTGCAGCTGACTCGAAGGATACTAGATTTAAAACAG GATGAGCAAATGTATAGAGGCCTCCATGAAGAAATTAACCATCTGGCCCTCAAACTGGAGAAGCAGGGGAAAGGTGAAAGCAAGAACATCTCCACTAGGAGGAAACACATTAACAAAAT GTGGCTGAAAGTTCAGTCCCACTTAAAAGACTGTCAGGAAAATCTACACCTGGCTTTGGAAGTCTCCTCATTCTACAAGCAGGCTGATAATATTATCATTTCCATCAATAACATG AGAAAATGTCTTTCTATAAATGAGAGAGCTGAAGTAAGAGGAGATGGGGAGATCCGGGAGATTGCCAGTCAAATTATG GTGCTGGATGTAACAGCGTCTCAGCTTTCTAACCTGCACACAGCTCTGGCTACCAGTGTATCCCAGAAGCAGGCTGAGGTGAAAGATAGCTGGTTCCTTCTCCAGAGCACTGTCAG GAATGGGAAGGCAATCCATTTGCACTTAACCACCAGGGAAGATGGTGACCTCCCAACCTCAAACCGAGAGCCACTTAAAACTGTGGGAACAGACTTGCACAGAATCATGGGAAAAGAGGTGAAGGACGAGCACAATCGTTTGAAAGGGATTGCG gACAACACCAGGATGTCCTCAGACAGCCAGCAGGAACCTCatccaaacccagcagaaagCCTTGGAAGCTTGCGCTGCAGTGATTCCAGGGCCACATTTCAGACACAGGCCAAAAG GAGGACTCTTTCGAAGCCCAGCGGCCACCCACAGCTCTATGTGCAGCtccagaaattcactgtgtctGCAGACAAG ACTCTCTCCTGGCTCAAAGACAGTATCACAATGGCAACAAATGTCTGCAACAGTATGGAGGAGCTTGGTACCTACGAAGTAGCAAAGAGGTACCAAGCTTCTCTGGAACAGGATATCCTGTCGAACAAAGCCCGCATAGAGCTGGTCCAGAAG GAGGGCCATAGCCTGGTCCGAGCACAGCACCCTGGCAGTGCCAAGATCCAAGAGTTTCTCGGCCAGCTGGAGGTGCTGTGGGAGGAGCTCAAAAGTCGTCATCAGAGGAATAGAGTGATCCTGCATGCCTCTGATGAACTCAAGTGCAGG gCAGTCAGGGTTCTGCAGATGCTGGGCAGTCTGGAAGCCTGGCTAGAGGCAGTAGAGCTGTCCATTAAGCAGGTGTCTTTGGCAGGGGATCCTGAGTCAGTGAGTGTGGCCGAGCAAGAGAGCACTTTGCTGGAAAGGGAACTGGAATCACACGGCCTGGAGCTTCACAACCTTAGGCTGGAGGTGGAGGCCCTCTGCAGCCAGAGACACCTCCACGCCCCACTACTCCACACACGTATGGAAGTGGTGGAAAAAAA cttcagcagagttcagaATGCACTGACACAGCAGAGCTCTGAGCTAAAGGATACACGCATGCTAACAGAGTTTCTAGAGAGagtggagctggaggagagCCATTACAACACTCTGGGCCAG CCTCTGAAGAGTGATCTGGACTGTGAACCATCTCTGCTGCCTCTGTCGGGGAGTGCAGATAGTGAGCTTGTGGAGTGTCTGGTAGACCCTGTGGAGGAGCTAAAAGAGGCGGTGGAAATGCTCAATGACACAGCACGAGAAAGAGGCCGCTCCCAATTACATGACCAAAGCATTAGGGAACTCCTTAGCAGG CATTCCACTATAGCGATGCAGGTGGAGCAGTGTCTCCAGCGTTGTGCAGAACTGGCCATAGACATCCTGGAAATGGAAAGCGAAATGGCTGTACGGTGTGAACCAGAACGGTGTGGTCTGGGCAGCCTACAGGAGCAGCAGGACCAGCTGGAG atGGACTATAATGCCTTGAAGGAGGAGATACAGGCCATGGAGAGTCTATCGGCTCGTCTGGCAGTTCTGTGCCCAGAGAGAGTGTTTGCCCTAAAGAATGAAGTTAAAGCCAGCCTGCAAGCATGGGAAGAACTTAGCAAAAGTATAGCTGATAACCAGAGCAGACTGCTGCAATTTGGCCACCTTCGGCATTTCTTTAGGAACTACTTGGAAATGAT atctTGGACAGAGGACACTCGTTCCCGCATATTCTCAGAGAGTGCTTTACATCAGGGCCAAGAGAGCCATAATTCCATTGCTGAACTTCTGGACCAGCAAATAGAAATCAAGTTCAAGGAATTTGATCTGCTTGCTGCTGCAGGGACGAAGCTCCTGAGTAAGGATCATCACTTGGCCAAGATG ATCAAAGAAAGGATGGAAGAGCTCAGGAGCATGCTAGGATGGATTCTAGTCCACTGGAGGGTCCAGAAGGACCAGTGGCTGAACATGAAGAGATCAGAGGAACCACATACCGAATCCATTTACTCTGAGGCTCTTGTTCCACTG CTTGAGTCAGAGACCTCTACTGAAGACCAACTGAAGAGGACAGAAGGTTCTGCTACTATCCCTGGTCGTCTAGAAGATAGGATGCAGCTCGACAATGGGTATGAGGTTATGAAAAGCATCAGTCCCAAAGACAATAAGACCCAGCATGCCTTGGAAGAATCTGATTTACCTTACTTGGAGCTAAAAGAGCCCAATGCACCTTCACTTGGCGGCACAGTCAATCTTATTCTCAGCTTTAGTAATTCAGGGGACAATCAGCTGCAGTTACAGGAACCAGACCCTGTGAAAATTGTGGAATTCCCAGAGGTTGTGCACAGG CCTACCAAGcctcatttttctgtctgtaaAAGCTTTTGGAAACACTGCCAGGGGCTTTTTGGTAGTTTAAAGCGAAAGAAAAAGGTTTATCAACCCAGTGCAGAAGAGGTAAATGCAGTTCTG GTAAGTACATACTTGCAAGTTAAGGACACCGTCCAAGCAGTAACCCCGGTGTATGAGAATATGACGCTGCATCAACTACATAGTATGATGCACAactcctcctgcttctctcccTGTGCATCTCTGTGCTCCTcgacctcctcctcttcctctcgtGAGGTGGACAGCACCTCTGTTGACTTACTTCTTAGGAACAACAGCAACTCTATATTTACCAGCTTGAGGAGGAaaagcaagaagagaaagaagaaaaaagatattTGCGGGCACACTGTACAAAGAATCATGCAAGTGGAACCTTTGGAGGAGGCATGTTGTCTTCCAGCGTATGAGCCTGACACATACAGCATGCATACCTGGCCCctaaaggagaagaaaaagagaaagagtgagaggaaGTCTGAAAACAAAGAGACTCAGCTCCTGGACTATGTGAAGAACTCCTTGGTGAAAGACATTGATGCAGAAAGTGTGAAAAGATTGAATTCTCCTAATTTACACACTGTATTGGAGCAATCTTCCACTGCCACCAGTGGTCATGTGAAGAACCACTGCAGGTTCCTCTCATTAGGTTCTGTGCTGAGTTTTGACTTGCCCAAAGACATGAGCCACATTCCTTCAATTCAAGAGATCATCACCATTGGCCCAGCTGATTCCAGGAAAACAGCACTCCGAGACAAGGATAGTCAATTAGAGGATTCTATAGCTCTAAGCACCTTCAAACTTGCTCACTcacaaacaacacacaaacatgatgagtttaaacacacactttcagggaaaaaaacACTCAAGACTGACTCTCAAGACTGTGCAAAAATTCATATAGATTCTACCGTAGTTTCTCCAAAGGAGTTTCCTTCAGGTCCTTCTCCAGTTGATGACAATTTATTTAAGGAAAGTCAAAACTCATTTCTCAGCAATCTAACCAGTTTCCAAATGAAGTGCATCCCTGGGATCAGCAGTTTTCATGAGGAAGAAAGCCTCGAGTGGGATCGAATGGAATCTCACCTAAGGGGCAATGATTACCAGCCTGTTGACCGTCCTACTTTAATCAAGGAAAATCCAGACCAGAATAAAGAGAGTATTTCAGTGCCAAATTTTTGCCTGACTTCTGATACATCAGAGAATCACATATGCCCCAGTGTCCACACTGTGATCCATAAAGCTAAGGCTACATGCTCTCAACCAAAAGGAGAGAGTCCTCTGGCTACACAGAGCCATGCTTTGCACACAGTCTTAACCTTCAAAGCCAATGAAAGAGAAGACTCAGTGGACTCTGGCCACTCAAGCTCTGGGAGCTTCAAGCTATGCACAGAGATCCCATATTTGGATACCTCAGAAAACCCAGGGCCGAGAAGAACTGTGGAAAAATTATTTCCTCTAGAAGTAGAAGAGTCTCACACAAACTTGGACTGTCTGAATGTAGAGCCCACTAATTCACTTGTAGATGACCCTGTCCACATTGATCACCAACAGTTTgagcaggaagaggaggagctggaggataTTTGGAACCAGACTAATGGCTATCGCCAGAGCATTTGCTCAGATATCATGTACCAAGGCATCCACAATAAAACCAGCAGCACTTCTTCAGAGCAGCAGAGGGAGCCCTCACCTAAAGAACAAGCAGTACTTGTCAGGAAAATGATGACTGCTTCTGCACCCAATCTCCTAGTAGCTGAGTTCAGACTTCCATCCTGCATTCATAATCCCACAGATCATAGGAAAGACTGGAACCTGAAAGAGGAGGTTCATATTTTGTCTAGGGAAGACAGAAGGTCCTGGGTTGCAGTTCCTCAGCAGGAGCAGTTTTCTAAAGAGTCAGTGTTGATTAATGAAACAGCATCAGAACCTGTGAAACTGCCAGAGCTTCGGGATCAAAAATATATCTACCAATatagagaagaggaggaggaggaggaggaggaggaagaggaagaaaatgAGGGTGATAAAGTGGGCATAAAG GAAAAGTCCATGAGTCTTTTGTCTGTTCTTATGGATCTAAAGGGGGTTGCCACGGAGGTAAACCCCAACGCCAGAGTACAGACCACCACTAGCCCTGAG